Proteins encoded in a region of the Populus alba chromosome 13, ASM523922v2, whole genome shotgun sequence genome:
- the LOC118051316 gene encoding endochitinase EP3, with protein MAPSTRKSQLVIVLLGILIAGSAVPSHVAAQNCGCAADECCSRWGYCGTGDDYCGTGCQEGQCFPAAPTNDVSVPDIVTPEFFGGILDQADSSCAGKNFYSRDAFLEALNSYSRFGRIGSVDDSRREIAAFFAHVTHETGHFCYIEEINGASRDYCDEDNTQYPCNPDKGYYGRGPIQLSWNFNYGPAGESIGFDGLNSPETVANDPVISFKTALWYWTNSVQPVISQGFGATIRAINGALECDGANPATVQARVGYYTDYCSQLGVAPGDNLTC; from the exons ATGGCACCCTCTACAAGGAAAAGCCAGTTAGTCATTGTCTTGCTGGGAATTCTAATTGCAGGATCAGCTGTTCCGAGCCATGTTGCAGCTCAAAACTGTGGCTGTGCTGCAGACGAATGTTGCAGCCGATGGGGTTACTGTGGCACCGGCGATGACTACTGCGGCACCGGGTGTCAAGAGGGTCAGTGTTTCCCGGCAGCTCCCACCAACGACGTTTCAGTGCCTGATATCGTGACACCAGAGTTTTTCGGTGggatccttgatcaagctgATTCAAGCTGTGCCGGGAAGAACTTCTATTCACGAGACGCGTTTCTTGAGGCTCTCAATTCATACTCTCGGTTTGGGAGGATTGGTTCGGTTGACGATTCCAGGCGTGAGATCGCAGCTTTCTTCGCCCATGTCACCCATGAAACTGGAC ATTTTTGCTACATAGAAGAGATCAATGGAGCATCAAGGGACTACTGCGACGAGGACAACACGCAATATCCATGCAATCCCGATAAAGGTTACTACGGCCGAGGACCAATCCAGCTATCATGGAATTTCAATTATGGACCTGCCGGAGAAAGCATCGGTTTTGATGGATTAAACTCGCCTGAAACTGTGGCCAACGACCCTGTAATTTCATTCAAGACAGCTCTGTGGTACTGGACTAACTCTGTCCAACCTGTAATTAGCCAAGGGTTTGGGGCGACGATTAGAGCCATCAATGGCGCCCTTGAATGCGACGGAGCAAATCCTGCTACTGTTCAAGCTCGTGTAGGGTACTATACCGATTACTGTAGTCAATTGGGTGTGGCTCCTGGAGATAACCTTACTTGTTAG
- the LOC118051315 gene encoding uncharacterized protein — MARRCLPFLLLLQVWLQLASAHSIVKFLPGFQGPLPFHLETGYVGVDEAEDVQLFYYFIKSQRNHKDDPLLLWLTGGPGCSAFSGLAFEIGPIRFEEKEYNGSLPTLVFNPYSWTQVSSIIFLDLPVSTGFSYARTPLALQRSDFKQVSQAEQFLRKWLMDHQEFLSNPVYISGDSYSGIIVPAVVQKISNGNNDGLKPLINLKGYTLGNPFTDPTFDFNSRIPFSHGMGLISDELYESLKKSCGGEYQSIDPENSECLENLEARDKCISDIEESHILLRKCPSDAPRPIEMIGKRRNLRQNPQEFLHFKPDLPTIGCWNYGFLLGSYWANDDKVRKALHVREGSIGEWKRCNYNYTYEINSCIKYHIDLGIRGYRRLIYSGDHDMEAPFLGTQAWIRSLNYSIVNDWHPWHFQGQVAGYTRTYSSQLTFATVRDGGHTAPSDRPAECFAMFKRWIDQEPLKLHRHHNKMAKQCLPFLLLLQVWLHLAAAHSTVKFLPGFKGPLPFHLETGYVGVDEAEDVQLFYYFIKSHRNHKDDPLLLWLTGGPGCSAFSGLAFEIGPINFEEKEYNGSLPTLVFNPYSWTQVSSIIFLDLPVSTGFSYARTPLALQRSDFKQVSQAEQFLRKWLMDHQEFLSNPVYISGDSYSGIIVPAVVQKISNGNNDGLKPLINLKGYTLGNPFTDPTFDFNSRIPFSHGMGLISDELYESLKKSCGGEYQSIDPENSECLENLEARDKCISEIEESHVLERKCPSVTPRLIDMQGKRRNLRENSQEFLHFNPDLPTIGCRTYGHLLATYWANDDNVRKALHVREGSIGEWQRCNYKSPYTYEIKSSVKNHIDLGIKGYRRLIYSGDHDMEVPFLGTQAWIRSLNYSIVDDWHPWHFQGQVAGYTRTYSSQLTFATVKGGGHTAPGYRPAECFAMFERWIAQEPL; from the exons ATGGCCAGACGAtgccttccttttcttctgttaTTGCAGGTTTGGTTACAGCTTGCTTCCGCCCACTCCATTGTTAAGTTTCTTCCTGGGTTTCAGGGGCCCCTTCCCTTCCACCTTGAAACAGG ATATGTTGGAGTTGATGAAGCGGAGGATGTGCAGCTCTTCTACTACTTCATCAAGTCCCAGAGGAATCATAAAGACGACCCTCTCTTGCTTTGGCTAACTGGTGGCCCTGGCTGCTCTGCCTTCTCTGGTCTTGCTTTTGAAATCG GTCCAATAAGATTTGAGGAAAAGGAATACAATGGGAGCTTGCCTACATTGGTTTTCAATCCATACTCATGGACACAG GTCTCCAGCATAATATTCTTAGATTTGCCTGTGAGCACTGGATTCTCCTATGCAAGAACCCCACTTGCTCTTCAGAGAAGCGACTTCAAACAAGTTTCGCAAGCTGAGCAATTTCTTCGAAAG TGGCTAATGGATCACCAAGAATTCCTCTCAAATCCAGTTTACATTTCTGGTGACTCCTACTCAGGCATCATCGTTCcagctgttgttcaaaagatttCCAATG GGAACAATGATGGTTTGAAACCACTAATAAATCTCAAG GGATACACACTTGGGAACCCTTTTACTGATCCTACTTTTGATTTTAACTCAAGGATTCCATTTTCTCATGGAATGGGACTTATTTCTGATGAACTCTATGAG TCACTGAAGAAAAGTTGCGGGGGAGAATATCAGTCGATCGACCCGGAAAATTCAGAGTGTTTGGAAAATCTGGAGGCTCGCGATAAG TGCATTTCAGATATTGAGGAGTCGCATATTTTGTTACGCAAGTGTCCCAGTGATGCCCCACGTCCGATAGAGATGAtcggaaaaagaagaaatctcCGTCAGAACCCTCAAGAattcctccatttcaaacctgATCTTCCTACCATCGGATGTTGG AATTATGGATTTCTTCTGGGTTCATACTGGGCCAATGACGATAAAGTCCGCAAAGCACTTCATGTGCGAGAG GGAAGTATAGGGGAGTGGAAACGATgcaattataattatacttaTGAAATTAACAGCTGCATTAAGTATCATATAGACCTTGGCATAAGAGGTTACCGCAGATTAATCTacag TGGCGATCATGACATGGAAGCACCATTCTTGGGAACTCAAGCATGGATAAGATCTTTAAATTACTCTATTGTAAATGACTGGCATCCATGGCACTTTCAAGGTCAAGTTGCAGG ATACACGAGGACCTACTCCAGTCAATTGACATTTGCAACTGTGAGG GACGGAGGGCACACTGCTCCATCGGACAGACCCGCAGAATGCTTCGCCATGTTTAAAAGGTGGATAGACCAAGAACCTCT AAAACTACATCGACACCATAACAAAATGGCGAAACAatgccttccttttcttttgttattacaGGTTTGGTTACATCTAGCTGCCGCCCACTCCACCGTCAAATTTCTTCCTGGGTTTAAGGGGCCCCTTCCCTTCCACCTTGAAACAGG ATATGTTGGAGTGGATGAAGCGGAGGATGTGCAGCTCTTCTACTACTTCATCAAGTCCCACAGGAATCATAAAGACGACCCTCTCTTGCTTTGGCTAACTGGTGGCCCTGGCTGCTCTGCCTTCTCTGGTCTTGCTTTTGAAATCG GTCCAATAAATTTTGAGGAAAAGGAATACAATGGGAGCTTGCCTACATTGGTTTTCAATCCATACTCATGGACACAG GTCTCCAGCATAATATTCTTAGATTTGCCTGTGAGCACTGGATTCTCCTATGCAAGAACCCCTCTTGCTCTTCAGAGAAGCGACTTCAAACAAGTTTCGCAAGCTGAGCAATTTCTTCGAAAG TGGCTAATGGATCACCAAGAATTCCTCTCAAATCCAGTTTACATTTCTGGTGACTCCTACTCAGGCATCATCGTTCcagctgttgttcaaaagatttCCAATG GGAACAATGATGGTTTGAAACCACTAATAAATCTCAAG GGATACACACTTGGGAACCCTTTTACTGATCCTACTTTTGATTTTAACTCAAGGATTCCATTTTCTCATGGAATGGGACTTATTTCTGATGAACTCTATGAG TCACTGAAGAAAAGTTGCGGTGGAGAATATCAGTCAATCGACCCGGAAAATTCAGAGTGTTTGGAAAATCTAGAGGCTCGTGACAAG TGCATTTCAGAAATTGAAGAGTCCCATGTTTTGGAACGCAAGTGTCCTAGTGTTACCCCACGTCTGATAGATATGCAAGGCAAAAGAAGAAATCTCCGTGAGAACTCTCAAGAATTCCTCCATTTCAATCCTGATCTTCCTACCATCGGATGCCGT ACTTATGGACATCTTCTTGCTACTTATTGGGCGAATGACGATAATGTCCGCAAAGCACTCCATGTGCGAGAG GGAAGCATCGGGGAGTGGCAACGATGCAATTATAAATCACCTTATACTTATGAAATTAAGAGCAGCGTCAAGAATCATATAGACCTTGGGATAAAGGGTTACCGCAGATTGATCTACAG TGGCGATCATGACATGGAGGTACCATTCTTGGGAACTCAAGCATGGATAAGATCTTTAAACTACTCTATTGTTGATGACTGGCATCCATGGCACTTTCAAGGTCAAGTTGCAGG ATACACGAGGACTTACTCTAGTCAGTTGACATTTGCGACTGTAAAG GGTGGAGGGCACACTGCTCCTGGATACAGGCCTGCAGAATGTTTTGCCATGTTTGAAAGGTGGATAGCTCAAGAACCTTTGTAA
- the LOC118051318 gene encoding dynamin-related protein 4C, whose protein sequence is MKEGIQLPTIVVVGDQSSGKSSVLESLACINLPRGDGICTRVPLIVRLKHHPSPVPEIFLQFNDQTVPTDEAHVADAIKRATDEIAGDGKGISNTELTLVVKKNGVPDLTLVDLPGITRVPVHGQPENIYEQIANIIMKYISPEESVILNVLSANVDFSTCESIMMSQKVDKNGERTIAVVTKVDKTPEGLLEKVTRNDVNIGLGYVCVRNRIGNESYEDARKEEAALFATHQLLSKIEKSTVGIQVLANKLVRIQANIIAKCLPDIVRKINEKLKASVSELNKIPRRLLSVAEVMAAFMGIIGSSKESLRKILVRGETDEYPDEKNMHCAARLVEMLNQFSTELHNCSDHTKNFMMNEVEVLQETKGIELPNFVPQTAFRTIMQRQVEGMSKLPIEFVEKVWTYIEEVVISVLNHHSESYHQIQLSTRRAGHNLVAKMKEQSINWVTEIVQMEKETDYTCNPEYMKGWNKLMEQQQTVIDNITRYGSSKVVIDGPREVVVGDLRRYKHVLLQAFDLKMRLIAYWEIVLMRLVDNMALHLQLSIRNLVNKEMEKEIVTELLGTGGGVAIEKLFVESPTVASKREKLNTSINLPRESQEVMANIMDEIATAGD, encoded by the coding sequence ATGAAAGAAGGCATACAGCTCCCAACCATTGTTGTTGTTGGCGATCAATCTTCAGGAAAATCCAGTGTTCTTGAATCTCTGGCTTGTATCAATCTTCCCCGGGGCGATGGCATTTGCACTAGAGTGCCTCTCATTGTGAGGCTTAAACATCACCCATCTCCTGTACCAGAGATTTTCTTGCAGTTCAATGACCAAACAGTGCCGACTGATGAGGCCCACGTTGCTGATGCTATCAAACGGGCCACTGATGAGATTGCAGGCGACGGTAAGGGCATATCTAACACTGAATTAACTCTTGTAGTGAAAAAGAATGGCGTTCCTGATCTTACACTTGTTGATCTCCCTGGAATCACAAGAGTTCCTGTTCATGGTCAACCTGAAAATATCTACGAGCAGATTGCAAATATTATAATGAAGTATATTAGTCCTGAAGAGAGTGTTATCCTCAATGTTTTGTCTGCGAACGTTGATTTTTCCACATGTGAATCCATAATGATGTCACAGAAAGTCGACAAGAACGGCGAGAGGACTATAGCTGTGGTTACAAAGGTTGATAAAACACCTGAAGGGTTACTAGAGAAGGTCACCAGAAATGATGTGAATATAGGCCTTGGTTACGTCTGTGTTAGAAACCGTATTGGTAATGAGTCTTATGAGGATGCAAGGAAGGAAGAAGCTGCACTGTTTGCGACACATCAACTTTTGTCCAAGATTGAAAAATCTACAGTGGGTATTCAAGTTTTGGCTAACAAACTGGTGCGAATTCAGGCTAATATTATTGCCAAGTGTTTGCCTGATATCGTCAGAAAGATTAATGAGAAGTTGAAAGCGAGTGTTTCAGAGCTGAATAAGATACCTAGGAGGTTGTTGTCAGTTGCTGAGGTCATGGCAGCTTTCATGGGCATTATTGGATCTTCCAAGGAGTCTTTGAGGAAAATCCTTGTAAGAGGGGAAACTGATGAATAcccagatgaaaaaaatatgcacTGCGCTGCTAGATTGGTTGAAATGCTCAATCAATTCTCAACTGAACTTCATAATTGCTCTGACCATACAAAGAACTTTATGATGAATGAGGTTGAGGTTCTGCAGGAAACAAAAGGGATCGAGTTGCCCAATTTCGTTCCTCAAACTGCCTTCCGAACCATCATGCAGCGACAGGTTGAAGGAATGTCAAAGCTACCAATAGAGTTCGTCGAAAAAGTGTGGACTTACATTGAAGAGGTGGTCATTTCGGTTTTGAATCATCACTCAGAGAGCTACCACCAAATTCAGTTATCTACCCGACGAGCAGGCCATAACCTTGTAGCTAAAATGAAAGAGCAGTCCATTAATTGGGTAACAGAGATTGTCCAGATGGAGAAGGAAACGGACTACACATGTAATCCAGAATATATGAAGGGATGGAACAAGCTCATGGAACAGCAGCAAACAGTCATTGACAACATTACGAGATATGGATCTTCCAAGGTGGTGATAGATGGCCCGAGAGAGGTTGTAGTGGGAGATCTTAGGCGTTATAAACATGTTCTTCTTCAAGCTTTTGACTTGAAGATGAGGCTGATTGCTTACTGGGAGATTGTCTTGATGAGGTTGGTTGACAATATGGCTCTGCATCTCCAGCTCAGCATCCGAAACTTGGTGAACAAGGAGATGGAGAAGGAGATTGTTACTGAGTTGTTGGGTACTGGTGGTGGTGTCGCAATAGAAAAACTGTTTGTGGAATCCCCCACTGTGGCTAGCAAGCGTGAGAAGCTGAACACAAGTATCAATTTGCCGAGGGAGTCTCAGGAGGTGATGGCAAATATCATGGACGAAATTGCTACTGCGGGTGATTAG